The following proteins are co-located in the Triticum aestivum cultivar Chinese Spring chromosome 1A, IWGSC CS RefSeq v2.1, whole genome shotgun sequence genome:
- the LOC123188222 gene encoding F-box/LRR-repeat protein 14, with translation MEDLQEALMTEILKRITTISDLNSLSLVSKQLCKIEGNQRGAIRVGSRLCTATEALTSLCARFPNLRRVEIDYFGWIPGHGRQLDNKGFSVFSSHYSSLIDLTLSFCSCIDDSGLACLAYCKTLVSLRLNSAPKITSVGLFSVAVGCRSLSALHLIDCEKIDTVEWLEYLGRDGSLEELVVKNCQGINHHDFLKFGSGWMKLQKFEFESKRERYDRLPGDVVYDSSYHAHSTDIYDFCCESLKDLRLAHIKTWPEVGLRLVLGKCKALEKLCLEYVRALNDNDIIALSRSCSNLKSISLWLNLQRYSSDVSYCETRTSFTDNSLYALARNCRMLQMVDLSFIGCSRDWPSEIGFTQEGFLVLIQSCPIRVLVLNTANFFDDEGMKALSSSPHLETLELILCHAVTDAGMHFIAHTPCLSNLTLRLCHNVTDVGVAELGHAHKLESLVVEYCGEVSLQAVQGVAKLVHYSDYSYFFMKKIGLGAY, from the coding sequence ATGGAGGACCTACAGGAGGCTCTGATGACAGAGATTCTCAAGAGGATCACCACGATAAGTGATCTGAATTCTCTTTCCCTTGTGTCAAAGCAGCTCTGCAAGATAGAGGGGAATCAGAGGGGTGCTATCCGTGTTGGTTCCCGTCTTTGCACTGCTACAGAAGCACTGACATCATTGTGCGCCCGCTTCCCAAATCTGCGAAGAGTGGAAATCGATTACTTTGGTTGGATACCTGGACATGGAAGGCAGTTGGACAACAAAGGCTTTTCTGTGTTTTCATCTCACTATTCCTCACTGATTGACCTAACCTTAAGCTTCTGCTCATGCATCGATGACTCTGGGCTTGCTTGTTTAGCTTATTGCAAGACATTGGTGTCTCTCAGGCTCAACTCCGCACCAAAAATAACGTCAGTTGGGCTTTTCTCGGTTGCAGTTGGTTGCAGAAGTCTATCTGCTCTCCACCTTATTGATTGCGAGAAAATCGACACTGTAGAGTGGCTGGAATACCTTGGTAGGGATGGATCGTTGGAAGAGCTTGTAGTGAAGAATTGCCAAGGAATCAATCATCATGACTTTCTAAAGTTTGGTTCAGGATGGATGAAGCTCCAGAAGTTTGAGTTTGAGAGTAAAAGAGAAAGATATGATCGTCTTCCAGGTGATGTGGTCTATGACTCCTCGTACCATGCTCACAGCACGGATATATATGATTTCTGCTGTGAGAGTTTGAAGGATTTAAGGTTGGCTCATATTAAAACTTGGCCAGAAGTAGGTCTTCGTCTTGTCCTAGGGAAGTGTAAAGCATTGGAGAAGCTTTGCCTTGAGTATGTTCGTGCCCTAAATGACAATGACATTATTGCATTATCTCGGAGCTGCAGCAACCTTAAAAGCATCTCACTTTGGCTCAACCTGCAGCGCTACTCTAGTGATGTCAGCTATTGTGAGACGAGGACGTCATTTACTGATAACAGCCTTTACGCTCTAGCACGAAACTGTCGTATGCTTCAGATGGTAGACCTCAGCTTTATAGGATGTTCCCGTGACTGGCCATCAGAAATAGGATTCACACAAGAGGGTTTTCTGGTGCTCATTCAGTCCTGCCCGATTCGTGTTCTCGTGCTAAACACCGCCAACTTCTTTGATGACGAGGGGATGAAGGCCCTCTCATCCTCACCACATCTGGAGACACTCGAGCTTATATTGTGCCATGCGGTAACTGATGCTGGGATGCACTTCATTGCGCACACCCCATGCTTGAGTAATCTCACACTTCGGTTGTGTCATAACGTTACTGATGTGGGAGTGGCTGAACTGGGACATGCACATAAGTTAGAATCTTTGGTTGTCGAGTATTGTGGTGAGGTCTCTCTGCAAGCTGTGCAGGGTGTTGCCAAGTTAGTTCACTACAGTGACTATTCATATTTCTTTATGAAGAAAATTGGTCTTGGCGCCTATTGA